Genomic segment of Kibdelosporangium phytohabitans:
CGGCGGTGTCCGCGCCCGTCGCTGTCATGCACTACCCGCTGGCCGAGCTGGCCACGGACGTCGCCGACGTCGGTACCGCGGTCACCAGGTTCCTGCTGCTGCGCAAGCCGGGCCACCTGCCACAACCCACGGGCCGCGACCGCACGTCGCTGGCCGTGGTGATCGCGCACGACGAGCCGGGTTCGCTGGCCAACACGCTGTCCGAGCTGGCGCTGCGCGGGATCAACCTGACGCGCATCGAGTCGCGGCCGCTGCGCGGCCTGTTCGGTGAATACCGCTTCTACCTGGACCTCGACGGGCACATCGGTGAGCAGCGGGTGGCCGACGCGCTGACCACGCTGCACCGGATCAGCAGGCAGGTCCGGTTCCTCGGTTCGTACCCCAAGGCCGACCAGTCGCCGTCCGAGGCGCCGCCGAGGTCGACCGACGCCGACTACCAGGCCGCCGCGGAGTGGCTGGCCAAGGTCCGGGAGGGCCACTGATGCGGTTGTTGCTCGTCCGTCACGGCCAGACCGCGTCCAACCTCAAGCGTGCGCTCGACACGGCTCTGCCCGGCGCGCCGCTCACCGACGAAGGCCACCAGCAGGCTGCCGACTTCGCGAACGCGTTGCGGGACAAACCGGTGGCGGTCTACGCGAGCCAGGCGACCCGCGCGCAGCAGACCGCCGCGCCGATCGCCGCCGCGAGCGGCCTGGAAGTCCAGGTTGTCGAAGGCGTGCACGAGGTGTTCGTCGGCGACCTGGAAGGCCGCACCGACGACGCCGCGCTGCAGGAGTTCTTCGAGATCTACCAGCGCTGGACCAAGGACGACCTGGACGCCCGGATGCCCCGCGGCGAGAGCGGCGCGGAGATCCGCACCCGGTTCACCGAAACCGTCGGGCTGATCCGCGACAAGCACCAGGACGACGAGAACTGCCTGGTCGTCCTGGTCAGCCACGGCGGCATGATCCGGCTCGGCGCGGAGTGGCTGGCCGAGAACGTGACCGGTCAGCTCGCCAACGTCGGCGTGCTGCCCAACACCGGTCACGTCCTGCTGGAGACCAACGGCGACGGCTGGACCTGCGTCGAGTGGACCGGCGTCGACCTACCCCACTCGTGAGTGGTTAGTCCGGTTCTAACCGGACTAACCACTCACGAGATGAAGGTGCGCCGGAATCCGGCGGGGCCGTGCACCTCGATGTCGTACTCCTTGCCGGGCAACGGGATTCGCACGATCTGCAGGCCGAGCACGTCGACGTGCTTGGGGGCGGCGAACTCCTTGCCGTACGGGTAGATCGTGAAGTGCGCGCTGCGCGTGCCGAAGTTGCGCAACGTCAGCACGAGCGTCCTGCCTTCGAGCTTCGCCCACGCCTCCGGGCGGTACGGCACCGGCCGCGCGGGCCGCGTTCCCGGTTCCTGCTGGGGAAGCGACTGCTCGGCGGGCGGCGCGGGCTTCCACCGCGGCACCGGCGCGGGGACCGCGGCGGGCTTGTCCAACCGCGGCCTGCGCCCGGCGTGGCGGAAGTCGAACGTGGACGTCAGGTCCCCGGCGACGGTCCGGCGCCACGGGCTGATGTTCGGTTCGTACACGCCTGTCCAGCGTTCGAGGAACTGGATGATCGAGGTGTGGTCGAAGGTCTCCGACGAGACGAACCCGCCGACCGACCACGGCGACACGACCGTCGTCGGGACGCGGAAGCCGAAACCGATCGGCTTGCCGTCGGTGAACTCCTCGGTCCGCGCGGCCGGCGGCACCGGCGGCGGCACGTGGTCGAAGTAGCCGTCGAACTCGTCGAACGTCAGGATCAGCGCCGTCTTGGCCCACACCTTCGGGTTCGAGGCGATGGCGTCGAGGATGTCGTAGGTCAGCTTCGCGCTCGCCGCGGGCGACGACGCCGAAGGGTGCTCCGAGTCGGCGGCCGACGGCACCAGGTAGGAGACCTTCGGCAGCCTGCCGGATTCGATGTCCGCGCGGAACGCCTTGGCCAGCTCGCCGGGCCGCACCCGCGCCAGCGCCCGGTCGTAGAGCGAACGCTCGGCCCGGTCCAGGGCGCGCACACCGGCGTCCAATTGCTTGAGCAGCGTTTCGCGTTCGGCCGGTGCGGCTTTGAACAGGTTGGCGTAGAAGCGATCCATGCTCTTGAGACCGAGCGGTTGCAGCGCTTTGCGTGCGATCTGCTTGAAACGGGTGAAGAACTCGAGCGCGTTGTCCTGGTAGTTGTCCCACTCCTGGTACGTCTTCCACGCGACACCACGGGATTCGAGGCGCTCGGCGTACGCCGTCCACGGGTAACCCGGGTGGTTGTCCTCGTCGTAGGCGTCGTTGTCCACCACGCGACGGTTCGTGCCCGGCTCGTAGCCGACGTTGCCGCTCCACATGAACAACCGGTTCGGGTTGGTCGGGCCGAACACCGACGCGTGGTACGCGTCGCACAGCGTGAAAGTCTCGGCGAGTTCGTACTGGAACGGGATGTCCTCGCGGTCGTAGTACGCCATCGTGGACTTCGACTTGGCCGGGACCCAGCCGTTGTTCCAGCCGTTGGCCCACGCGGCCTGGCCGCCGTCCCAGCTGTGGTCGAGCGACCCGAGGTACTGGATGTCGCTGCCGGGGCGGTTGGCGCGTTCGGCGGCCTCCCGTGCGGAGAACGGCAGCACGCCGGACTGCTCGAAGACGCCCTTGAGCGCGTCGGGGTCGCCGAAGCCCCGGACACCGCGCAGCGTGCCGAAGTAGTTGTCGAACGACCGGTTCTCCTGCATCAGGATCACCACGTGCTCGATCGCGCCGAGGCCACCCGGCCGGAAGGGCTCGGCCAGCGCGGCGTGCACGGACGGCGGCAACAGCGATCCGGCGGCGACACCGCCGGAAAGGGTGAGCAGGCGGCGGCGGGAGAGGTCAGTCATGGATCAGCAGCCTCCGTTGCCTCGACGAACGTCGTGTGAACGCGTCCTCGCAGGGTGGTGAACATATTTGACCTGCTCACGGTGCTGTACGGCGGTTGGTAACGGATAGCCGCCTTCGTATGGTGAAGCTCTCACGCAACCAACGGGGGTTTCGGTACGTCCTCACAGTGGGCATCCAGAAGATGAAACGCTGGAGGCGAACGTCATGAACGTCCCGAAGATCGGCATCCTGGCCGCGGGGAGTCTGTTGTTGCTGGCGGCGTGCAGCGGTACGCCCGCACCGAACGCCACCCCGCAGGTTCCCTCGATCGAATCGATTCAGCCCTCGGCGCCGCCGGACAGCTCGTCCGCTGAGCCGTCCGCGTCGGCAACGCCACCGTCAGCCTCGGAAGCACCGGCGATGACAGGCGCACCGGCGCCCGTCGCGGACGGCCTGTGCAAGGCGTCCGCTTTGAAGATCACTGTCAGCGGTGGCGACGGCGCCGCGGGCACCATCTACCGCAACCTCGTCTTCACCAACTCGAGCTCGGCACCGTGCACCATCCAGGGCTTCCCCGGAGTGTCCTATGTGACCGGTGACGACGGGCACCAGGTCGGCCCGGCCGCGGTCCGCGTCGGCACCAAGGGCGACGCGATCAAGCTCGCGCCCGGCGCCAGCGCGTCCGCCCCGGTGGGCTTCGTCCAGGTGGGCAACTTCGACCCGGCGGTGTGCAAGCCGACGGAGGTCCGCGGGCTGCGCGTGTACCCGCCGCAGGAGACCGCGTCGATGTTCGTGCCGCTGGCGGGCACCGGTTGCGCGGGCACCCCTCCCGGTCAGCAGCTGAGCGTGAAGACGATTCAGAACAGCTGACCGCGAAGTGTGAGTCACGAGATAGGGGTGAACTTTTTCCGTCACGACGCGTCGTGTTAAGTGGGATCAGCACGGCAGTTGAGAATGGCGGGGAAATGTCAAGTACAGGCAAAGCGATGGTAACAGGGGCGCTTGTGGTGGTCGCCCTTGTAGTGGGTGCCTGCAGTTCGGACGACTCACCGGGAGCCGCTGACGCGCCCGGTGGGTCGGCGACAGCCGCCGCACCGGTCAGGTTCGACATAACCCCAGGTAGTGACGGCAACGCGCCGACCAAGCCGATCGTCGTGCAGGCGACCGGTGGCACGCTCGACGCGGTCACGGTCACCAATTCGGTCAAAGGGACAAAAGTAAAGGGTTCCTTTTCCGAAGACAAAACATCGTGGACTTCCACCGAAGTCCTGGCATATGGCGCGTCCTACGAAGTCGTCGCCGACGGCGTCTCGCCGGACGGCAGGAAAGCCGAGCAGAAGTCGACCGTGAAAACGCTCGCGCCCAAAGCCACCGTGTTTCCCTCGTTCATTCCGGCGCCCAGCATCACCGAGGTCGGTGTCGGCCAGCCGATCGTGGTGAAGTTCGACAAGGACATCACCGACAAGGCGGCGGCCGAGAAGGCGCTGACCGTCACGTCGGCCCCGGCCCAGCCCGGCGGCTGGTACTGGCTGAGCAAGCGCGAAGTGCACTACCGCCCGCAGAGCTACTGGCAGGCCGGGACGACGATCAAGGTGCACGCCGGGATCTACGGCGTCGACCTCGGCGGCGGCACGTACGGCCAGACCGACCGCGACCTGAACCTGAAGGTGCACGACTCGTGGGTGGCCAAGGCGGACGGCAACACCGAGCAGATGCAGATCTTCCAGAACGGCACCCTGGTCAAGACCATGCCGATCAGCATGGGCAAGGACGCCACCCCGACCCACCTCGGCGCCCACGTCATCTCCGACAAGCAACGCGACTACACGATGGACTCGTGCACGTACGGCGTCTGCTCGGGGCCGCAGGCGTACAAGTCGCTGGAACACTTCGCCGAACGCATCTCCAACGACGGCGAATTCGTCCACGAGAACCCCAACAGCGTCGGCCAGCAGGGCAGCGCGAACGTCTCCCACGGCTGCATCAACCTCAACGCGGCCAACGCGCAGTGGTTCTTCGACCACTTCGGCCTCGGTGACGTGGTCGAGGTGACGAATTCCGGCGGTCCACAGCTGCCGGTCTGGGACACTTACGGTGACTGGGCGGTCCCGTGGGCCGACTGGCAGGCAGGTTCCGCTGTGAAGTGAGGTGGAGTGCGTGCGAAAAGCACTGCTGGCAGGGCTGTTGGTGCTCGCTGCGTGCTCATCGCCGCCACCGCAGGCGCCGCCGCCGCCATTGCCGGCCGAGGCGGTGATCGGCCAGACCGTGATCCCCGGCACGAACGCGCCGAGCGGCCACGTCGTGCCGGACGTGATCGGCAAGAACCACCAGGAAGCCCAGGACACGCTGCAGGCGTCGGGCTTCTACAAGCTCAGGGAAGAAGACGCGACCGGCCGTGACCGGTCGCTGATCATCGACCGCAACTGGGTCGTGGTCGAGCAGGTCCCGAAAGCGGGAACCGTGCTCGACCCCAGGGAAAACGTGACCCTCAAGTCGAAGAAGCACAGCGACTAGCTGTCGGCCATCAACCCGGTCCGCCACGCCCACGCCGCGGTTTCCACGCGGTTGCGCGCGTCGATCTTCGACTGGACTGCGGCCAGGTGCGTCTTCACGGTCGACAGCGACATGAACAGCTCGTTGCCGATCTCGGTGTTCGTCAGGCCGCGGGCGACCGCGCGCACCACGTCCTGCTCCCGTTCGGTCAGCGTGACGTTCGTCGCCGGCGCGGACTTCACCGGCGCCGCGAAGTGCTCGAGCAGGCGGACGGTGATCTGCGGTGAGATCAAAGCGTCCCCGCGCACCGCCGCGCGGACAGCCTCGAGCAGGAGCGCGGGCCCCGCGTCCTTGAGCAGGAATCCGCTGGCGCCGTTGGCGAGCGCGGTGTGCACGTACTCGTCGAGGTCGAACGTGGTCACCACGACCACCTTCAACGGATCGGTCACACCCGGCCCGGCGAGGATCCTGGTCACCTCGAGGCCGTCGATACCCGGCATGCGGATGTCCAGCAGGCACACGTCCGGCCGCAGCTCGGTGGCCTTGGCGACGGCCTCCCGGCCGTCCGGCACGTCAGCGACGACCTCCATGTCGTCCTGCGTCTCCAGGATCATCCGGAAACCTGCCCGGACCATCTCCTGGTCGTCGGCGATCAGCACGCGGATCGTCACGTGGTGTCCTCTTCCCTTACCGGCAGCCAGGCGTCGACCTGCCAGCCGACCGGGTCGGCAGGTCCGGCGGCGAACCGCCCACCGAGCAACTCGACGCGTTCACGCATTCCGACCAGACCGTATCCGCCCGATCCGCCGACCGGGTCCTGGCGTCGGCCAGTCCCGTTGTCGGCGACCCTGACGTGGATCTCCCACTCGGACGTGACGACGTCGACAGCCGCCGCGGTGGCCCCGAGCGCGTGCTTGCCGACGTTGGTCAGCGACTCCTGGACCAGCCGCAACACCGACCGGCCGACCTCCTGCGGCACGATCTGCGGCACGTCGAGGTTGAGCCGGACCTGCGGGCCGCTGAAGTTGTCGATCATGGCGCGCAGGTCGGCCGTGAGATCCGTCGTCGCCTGCTCGGTGGCCTCGGACGTGCCCGCCGGTTTGGCCCCGCGCATGCTGGCGACCAGGAAACGCATCGCCTTCAACGCCTCCACCCCGCTGGTCTCGATCTTCGCCAGCGCCTGCACGGCCACCTGCGGATCCTTCGCGGACACCATGGCCGCGGCCTGCGCCTGCACGACGATGCCCGTCACGTGGTGCGCCACGACATCGTGCAACTCGCGTGCCAGCGCCAACCGTTCACTCTGCTGCGCACCGCTCACCGCGGACCGCACGGTCTGGGTGCGTTCACGGTCGCGCGACCGGAAGTACATCCCAGTCGCCACCGCGACGACGAAAAGTACGGCCATGTACATGCCGAACTCGTCGGTGGAGCTGGTGGAGCGCTGCTCCAGCAGGATGCGGAGCTGGAACGCCAACCAGGTCGCCAACGCGAGCGCGGCCGAGCTGAAGATGGCGGGCCACCTCGGCGACCACCGGACAGTGAACGAGATCAACGCCATGGTCGCGGCGATCTCCGTGAGCACCGGCCCGACGCTGCCGTCCCGTCCCGGCAGGATCCCGCCCACGATGAGCACGAAGGGGCTCAACGCGATCCCCGCCGTCGCGACCAGGCTCAGCACGACCGGCGCCCGCGGCGCGAAGAACGCGCACACGGACGCGATGACCGCGCCCCCGAGCGCGAACATCTGGTTCGGCGCGCCACCGATCCGCAAATCGATGAACAGCAGCAGCGTCAACGCGGCGGCCAACGGCCACTGCCTGCGGATGAGAGCGCCGAGTTCGGTCTCCGTGCGCCGCCCGCTGACCGAACGCAGGTAGACGCCGATGACGACGGCACCGACGAGGATCAGCAAACCCAGCTGGAGCGCCCGCAGGTTGCTCGTCGCCGACCACTTGCCCGTGCGGAAGAACGTCGCCAGGACCGCCGACCCCACCAGCGACGTCGTGCACAGCGCGGCCGTCACCAGCGGCATCCGCCACACGACCAGGACGACGAGCGCGATCCCGGCCGCCACCTCCGTCAGCAGGATGTCGTTGATGCTGATCGAGTCGGGCTGCGTCCCCGACAACCGGATGAACGCGGTGGACATCAACAGGACCAGCGAAGCCCCGACCGCCCCCTGCACCGGCTGTTTGACGCCCAGCAGCGCACACAGACCCATCAACGCGGCCCCCGGCAGCGCCCCGATCGCCGACTTGCCGTTGTTGAGCGTGAGCAGCACGTCGATCAGGAAAGACCCAGCGAGCAGAGCCAGCAGCCACTGCGCGGTCCTCGGCTGGACAGGGGACACCTTCACGGGATGAAAGCTTCGCACTTCACGCCCGGTTTCGCCTCGGTCAACCGGCGCGCGTCCCTCGGCCGATCGGCCGACGGGGACATCCCCGGCCCGACCCTGACGGCAAGCAACCTGGCGCCCGCGGCTGCGTCGGCTGGAAACGAGGGCTTTCCGGCGCGGCCTCGCCGGCGTTCCGCACGCCGCGGCGGATCAGGCCGGTCCCGTGACTTATGCGCCTGTCGACCTGCGCGGCCGTGGACCTCCAGCACCTCAAGGGCAGCCTTCACCGACACAGCAATTCCCAGAGGGGCCCCTGATTTCACGTTACCGCAGGGGTCCGACAGTTCCGGCTTCTCCGCAGCTCAGGGCCGGTTTCGGCGGCGGCAGAGGCAGCGCGGGAGGCAGGGGCAGGGCGGGAGACAGGGGCGATCCCGCCGGACGGCGCGCTCCACCGCAACACCAATCCCCAGGGGGACCCCCGACCTTCACGGTACGCCGGGGGTCTGACAGAAACGGCGAGCACGGTCGGGGCGAAGCGGCCCTGAGCTGCGTAACGCCTGGTCATGGCCATTCGGCGGCTGTGGATGGCTCTTCGGCCGATTCGAAACGGGGTCCCCGCCAGCCAAGCTGGTACCAGCAACGAGCAGACGGGAGAAGGACATGATGGCATTGGTGCTGACCTGGATCGGAGCAGTCGTCGGCGTGACGCTGGTCCTGCTGATGGCCCTCGGCCCGGTCATCGTCGAACTGGACGGCTGGCTGGCGCAGCGCCGCCGCGACCGGCACCGCAAGGTCGTCGCGCAGAAGCTGGCGATGAAGAAGGCCGCCGCGACCGTCGCCGCCCGCCCGGTGTTCCATTGATGGCATGAGCCTCACCGACCTGAGCACACGACTGCGTGACTTCGCCGCGGCACGGGACTGGCACCAGTTCCACACGCCGAAGAACCTGGCGATGGCCCTGTCCGGTGAGGCCGGCGAGCTGGTCAGCCTGTTCCAGTGGCTCACGCCGGAGCAGGCGGCTGCCGCCATGGACGACCCCGGCCTCGCCGCGAACGTCTCCGACGAGATCGCCGACGTCCTGATCTACCTCGTGCGGCTGGCCGACGTGCTCGACGTCGACCTGATCAAGGCCGCGAACGCCAAGATCGACCGCAACGAGACGCGGTTCCCGCCCGTCAGTCGCGGGTGACGACCTTGCGCAGCCGGGTCAGCGCCCGGTGCTGCGCCACCCTGATCGCGCCGGGCGTCGAGCCCATCACGTCGGCGACCTCCTCCGCCGACAGGCCCACCACCAGCCGCAACACCAGGATCTCGTGCTGACGCGGTGACAGCACCTTGCGCAGCAGCTGCTCCATCCGGCTGGTCAGCTCGAACTGCAGCGCTTGCTGCTCCGGTGTCGCCTCCGAGCTCGCCACATCCGGGATCTCCGGCACGGACAGCGCCGCGGACACCCGTGCGGCGTTGCGCCGGGCGTCGGCGACCTTGTGACCTGCGATGCCGTAGACGAAGGCCAGGAACGGCCTGCCCTGGTTGCGGTAGCCGGGCAGGGCCCGGAACAGCGCCAACAGCACCTCCTGTGCGACGTCGTCGACCGAGATCGCCGTGCGGTGCCCCCCGATCCGCGCCTGGCAGTAGCGCAGGACCAACGGCCGGACGTACGTCAGAAGCCATTCCGTGGCGGCCGTGTCCCCCGACACGGCCGCCTCGACAACGGCGTTGAGCACGATCTCGTCCACGGGCTCCCCACTCCGCGTCCTCGTGTCCTCGCGTTCCGCCAACGCACTCACGGACATTCGTGCCTCCTCGCCGCTGGCCTCCCCGATAAGAGAAGAGACGGCAGGCGGTGCGCAGATACGAGGCGGCAGGGGTCAATTCCTGGTCAATTCCGACCGTGACGGAGGTGTCACCGAAGGCGAAAATCCGCTTGGTGCGCTGACCTAGCCTGGATCACGTGAACGCAACCGTGATCCGCGGCAGGAACGTGGACATCCGACTCTGGACTCGGCCCGAGGAGGTCGAGGAACACGCCATGCGCCAGCTGCACAACATCTCCGCGCTGCCTTGGGCCTTCAAGCACGTCGCGGTGATGCCTGACGTGCACTACGGCAAGGGCGCGACGGTCGGGTCCGTGATCGCCATGCGAGACGCGGTGTCGCCAGCGGCGGTCGGTGTGGACATCGGCTGCGGCATGGCTGCCGTGCGGAGCTCGCTGCGCGCGTCGGACCTGCCCGACGACCTCAGCCGCATCCGTTCGGAGATCGAACAAGCCGTGCCCGTCGGCTTCGCGATGCACAAGGCGACCGCGTTCGACGAACGCGACTCCGGTGACTGGGGAGCCTTCTGGGGCGGCTTCGACGCGCTGGCCGGTGGCTTCGACCGCGCGCGGGCGCTGCACCAGATGGGCACGCTCGGCGGCGGCAACCACTTCATCGAGGTCTGCCTGGACAGCACGCGGCAGGTCTGGGTGATGCTGCACTCCGGCTCACGCGGGGTCGGCAACATCCTCGCGCAGCACCACATCGCGATCGCCCGCGGCCTGGCGCACAACGCCGAACTGCCGGACCGCGACCTGGCGGTGTTCCTGGCCAAGACGCCGGAGATGGAGGCGTACCGCCGCGACCTGTACTGGGCGCAGGACTACGCACGCCGCAACCGCGCGGTCATGCTGCGCCTGGTCTGCTCGGTGCTGCGCGGGAAGTTCCCGCAGGTGGCGTTCGACGAGCCGATCTCGTGCCACCACAACTACGTGGCGGAGGAGACGCACTTCGACACCGAGGTGATGGTGACTCGCAAGGGCGCGATCCGCGCGGGCCGCGGCGACATGGGCATCATCCCCGGCTCGATGGGCACGGGGTCGTACATCGTTCGTGGCCTGGGAAACCCGGACTCGTTCGAGTCGGCGTCACACGGCGCGGGCCGCCGCATGTCACGCACCAAGGCGAAGAAGAGGTTCAGCGCCGAGGACCTCGCGGCCCAGACGGCCGGGGTGGAGTGCCGCAAGGACGCGGGCGTCGTCGACGAGATCCCCGCGGCGTACAAGGACATCGACGAGGTCATCCGCAACCAGTCCGACCTGGTCGAGGTCGTCGCGAAGCTCAAACAAGTGATCTGCGTGAAGGGATAAGGAAAGGGGCCCCGCCCGGGGCCCCTTTCGCTTGTCACGCCTTGGGTTCGAAGACCTCGATACCGCCGAGACCCGGTCGCAGGGCCTCCGGGACGACGACGGACCCGTCAGCCCGCTGGTGGTTCTCCACGATCGCGACGATCCACCGCGTCGTGGCCAGCGTGCCGTTGAGGGTGGCGGCGGTCTGCGGTTTGCCGTTCTCGTCGCGGTAACGGACGTTGAGGCGGCGCGCCTGGAAAGTCGTGGTGTTCGAAGTGGACGTCAGCTCCCGGTACGCCCGCTGCGACGGGAACCAGGCCTCGCAGTCGAACTTGCGCGCGGCGCTCGTGCCCAGATCACCCGCGGCCGTGTCGATGACGCGATACGGCAAGTCGAGCTTGTGCAGCATCTCCTCTTCCCACGCCAAAAGCCGGGCATGCTCGCCTTCGGCGTCCTCCGGCTTGCAGTAGACGAACATCTCGACCTTGTCGAACTGGTGCACGCGGATGATGCCGCGGGTGTCCTTGCCGTACGACCCGGCCTCCCGCCGGTAGCACGACGACCAGCCCGCGTACCGGCGCGGACCGGCCGAGAGGTCGAGGATCTCGTCGGCGTGATAGCCCGCGAGCGGCACCTCGGACGTGCCGACGAGGTACAGGTCGTCATCGGCCAGGCGGTACACCTCGCTCGAGTGCGCGCCGAGGAAACCGGTGCCGTCCATGATCTCCGGCCGCACCAACGACGGCGTGATCATCACCTGGAAACCGTTGGCCACCGCCTGCTGCACGGCCATGTTCAACAGGGCGAGCTGCAACTGCGCACCGATGCCGGTGAGGAAGTAGAAGCGTGAGCCCGACACCTTCGCGCCACGCTCCATGTCCACTCCACCCAGCTTCGTCAGCAGGTCGAGGTGGTCGGCAGGCTCGAAGTCGAACTCCTTCGGCTCACCGACGTGCTTGAGCACGACGTAGTCGTCCTCGCCGCCGGCGGGCACAGCAGAGTGGACGAGGTTGGGGATGACGCGGTGCAGGCGGGCGACCGCCTCCTCGGCCTCGGTCTGCTCGGCCTCGGCGGCCTTGACCTCGGCAGCCATCTCCTTGCCCTTGGCCAGCAGCGCGTCGCGCTCCTCGCCCTTGGCCTTGCCGACCTGACGGCCGAAGGCCTTCTGCTCGCCCCGCAGCGTGTCAGCCCTGGAAACGGAACTGCGGCGACGCTCGTCGGCAGACAGCAACTGGTCAACCAGCTGCTCATCCTCACCACGGGCGCGCTGTGAAGCACGCACCGCCTCCGGGTCCTCGCGCAGTACCTTCAGGTCAATCACGGGAATCAGCGTAGTCGGCCCCGGAATCCAATTCGCTGACGCCCGGCTGACTTCCGGCCGGCCTCCCCCGCTGCCACCGCCGCGCCGGTGGTTCCTTCGTCAAATCCCGTTGTCCACAACTGGCCGGTAACCCCCTTGACCTGCTGTTTCCCCGTTAGACTGGAGCAGGGACGCCCCCCGGGTTGGGTGGGGGACTGTGTGTATAGGTGCT
This window contains:
- a CDS encoding phosphocholine-specific phospholipase C, with protein sequence MTDLSRRRLLTLSGGVAAGSLLPPSVHAALAEPFRPGGLGAIEHVVILMQENRSFDNYFGTLRGVRGFGDPDALKGVFEQSGVLPFSAREAAERANRPGSDIQYLGSLDHSWDGGQAAWANGWNNGWVPAKSKSTMAYYDREDIPFQYELAETFTLCDAYHASVFGPTNPNRLFMWSGNVGYEPGTNRRVVDNDAYDEDNHPGYPWTAYAERLESRGVAWKTYQEWDNYQDNALEFFTRFKQIARKALQPLGLKSMDRFYANLFKAAPAERETLLKQLDAGVRALDRAERSLYDRALARVRPGELAKAFRADIESGRLPKVSYLVPSAADSEHPSASSPAASAKLTYDILDAIASNPKVWAKTALILTFDEFDGYFDHVPPPVPPAARTEEFTDGKPIGFGFRVPTTVVSPWSVGGFVSSETFDHTSIIQFLERWTGVYEPNISPWRRTVAGDLTSTFDFRHAGRRPRLDKPAAVPAPVPRWKPAPPAEQSLPQQEPGTRPARPVPYRPEAWAKLEGRTLVLTLRNFGTRSAHFTIYPYGKEFAAPKHVDVLGLQIVRIPLPGKEYDIEVHGPAGFRRTFIS
- a CDS encoding DUF4232 domain-containing protein; amino-acid sequence: MNVPKIGILAAGSLLLLAACSGTPAPNATPQVPSIESIQPSAPPDSSSAEPSASATPPSASEAPAMTGAPAPVADGLCKASALKITVSGGDGAAGTIYRNLVFTNSSSAPCTIQGFPGVSYVTGDDGHQVGPAAVRVGTKGDAIKLAPGASASAPVGFVQVGNFDPAVCKPTEVRGLRVYPPQETASMFVPLAGTGCAGTPPGQQLSVKTIQNS
- a CDS encoding L,D-transpeptidase, with amino-acid sequence MVTGALVVVALVVGACSSDDSPGAADAPGGSATAAAPVRFDITPGSDGNAPTKPIVVQATGGTLDAVTVTNSVKGTKVKGSFSEDKTSWTSTEVLAYGASYEVVADGVSPDGRKAEQKSTVKTLAPKATVFPSFIPAPSITEVGVGQPIVVKFDKDITDKAAAEKALTVTSAPAQPGGWYWLSKREVHYRPQSYWQAGTTIKVHAGIYGVDLGGGTYGQTDRDLNLKVHDSWVAKADGNTEQMQIFQNGTLVKTMPISMGKDATPTHLGAHVISDKQRDYTMDSCTYGVCSGPQAYKSLEHFAERISNDGEFVHENPNSVGQQGSANVSHGCINLNAANAQWFFDHFGLGDVVEVTNSGGPQLPVWDTYGDWAVPWADWQAGSAVK
- a CDS encoding response regulator, whose protein sequence is MTIRVLIADDQEMVRAGFRMILETQDDMEVVADVPDGREAVAKATELRPDVCLLDIRMPGIDGLEVTRILAGPGVTDPLKVVVVTTFDLDEYVHTALANGASGFLLKDAGPALLLEAVRAAVRGDALISPQITVRLLEHFAAPVKSAPATNVTLTEREQDVVRAVARGLTNTEIGNELFMSLSTVKTHLAAVQSKIDARNRVETAAWAWRTGLMADS
- a CDS encoding PASTA domain-containing protein; protein product: MRKALLAGLLVLAACSSPPPQAPPPPLPAEAVIGQTVIPGTNAPSGHVVPDVIGKNHQEAQDTLQASGFYKLREEDATGRDRSLIIDRNWVVVEQVPKAGTVLDPRENVTLKSKKHSD
- the pheA gene encoding prephenate dehydratase, with translation MSRIAYFGPRGTFTEQAARSFGDAEFVAVETVPSVLAAVRAGEVDAGCVPVENSVEGAVTATMDAMAEDEPLYAVGEAVLPVRFSILTRPGVKAEDVKTVASHPHALAQVRYWIADNLPNAVPVATTSTAAAAVQVNDGEFDAAVSAPVAVMHYPLAELATDVADVGTAVTRFLLLRKPGHLPQPTGRDRTSLAVVIAHDEPGSLANTLSELALRGINLTRIESRPLRGLFGEYRFYLDLDGHIGEQRVADALTTLHRISRQVRFLGSYPKADQSPSEAPPRSTDADYQAAAEWLAKVREGH
- a CDS encoding nucleotide pyrophosphohydrolase, which produces MSLTDLSTRLRDFAAARDWHQFHTPKNLAMALSGEAGELVSLFQWLTPEQAAAAMDDPGLAANVSDEIADVLIYLVRLADVLDVDLIKAANAKIDRNETRFPPVSRG
- a CDS encoding histidine phosphatase family protein translates to MRLLLVRHGQTASNLKRALDTALPGAPLTDEGHQQAADFANALRDKPVAVYASQATRAQQTAAPIAAASGLEVQVVEGVHEVFVGDLEGRTDDAALQEFFEIYQRWTKDDLDARMPRGESGAEIRTRFTETVGLIRDKHQDDENCLVVLVSHGGMIRLGAEWLAENVTGQLANVGVLPNTGHVLLETNGDGWTCVEWTGVDLPHS
- the shbA gene encoding RNA polymerase sigma factor ShbA; translated protein: MSVSALAEREDTRTRSGEPVDEIVLNAVVEAAVSGDTAATEWLLTYVRPLVLRYCQARIGGHRTAISVDDVAQEVLLALFRALPGYRNQGRPFLAFVYGIAGHKVADARRNAARVSAALSVPEIPDVASSEATPEQQALQFELTSRMEQLLRKVLSPRQHEILVLRLVVGLSAEEVADVMGSTPGAIRVAQHRALTRLRKVVTRD
- a CDS encoding sensor histidine kinase codes for the protein MKVSPVQPRTAQWLLALLAGSFLIDVLLTLNNGKSAIGALPGAALMGLCALLGVKQPVQGAVGASLVLLMSTAFIRLSGTQPDSISINDILLTEVAAGIALVVLVVWRMPLVTAALCTTSLVGSAVLATFFRTGKWSATSNLRALQLGLLILVGAVVIGVYLRSVSGRRTETELGALIRRQWPLAAALTLLLFIDLRIGGAPNQMFALGGAVIASVCAFFAPRAPVVLSLVATAGIALSPFVLIVGGILPGRDGSVGPVLTEIAATMALISFTVRWSPRWPAIFSSAALALATWLAFQLRILLEQRSTSSTDEFGMYMAVLFVVAVATGMYFRSRDRERTQTVRSAVSGAQQSERLALARELHDVVAHHVTGIVVQAQAAAMVSAKDPQVAVQALAKIETSGVEALKAMRFLVASMRGAKPAGTSEATEQATTDLTADLRAMIDNFSGPQVRLNLDVPQIVPQEVGRSVLRLVQESLTNVGKHALGATAAAVDVVTSEWEIHVRVADNGTGRRQDPVGGSGGYGLVGMRERVELLGGRFAAGPADPVGWQVDAWLPVREEDTT